GTTTTCTCTGAGTCACCAAGCTTTGCTCAAGAATTGCAAGGATCAACTAATGGAAACGGGCAGGCTGTGTTCAGGGCTGGTCGCAGCTGTAGTGTTCGCGTCGAGCTTCTCAGTCCCCGGCGATAAGGACCCAGCCACCGGCAACCCGGTTTACTTCGGTAGGGCAGCTTTTACGGTCTTCTCACACACGTACGTGTTTGGGCTTTCATGCGCCGCGACATCTCTGGTGTTGTTCTTATCCCTCGCCATGTCACCTTACAAGGAACAGCAGTTCCGTCGTATCATCCCAATCAAATACTTCTTTGCCCGCTCGTCGTTTGGGTTGGCGATGCTGTCTTTTCTGGTGGCGTTCACCTGCAACATCTACCTGCAGTTATATGGCTGGCAGAAGACGAAGTCGACGGACTTGATTCCATTCATATTGGAGCTCACCGCTTTCCCTGTCATCTGTTTCCTGGTGTTATTCATTTGTGGCTCCAAGTTCGGTCTATCTTTTCTTTTTCGTTCTTGGCGTTGAGTCAACAAGCATGATCGTCCACATCCTTCGAATCTGCAGCTTCATGATGTACGTGGGTTATACCTATTACGGTATGCCGCCTGTTCCAGTGGTGTGTGGTGGTGGTAGTCATTGGACAGTTAATAACTTATGTGTACAAGCAGCGACAAAGGCATGTGATGTATGGACGCTATTTGATTGCAACTTTAATGTGGTTTTTTATCTTCTATCTTCGATTAGATGATGTCTGCGCAACGGTAGACAACAGAGCTGGTCACCAATAATGGTGATGGCCCTCTCTATTGTTTTTGACGAAGTCAATATGACACAACTGTCGACCGGATCTCACCCTGTATTGTAATGTATACTGTCACATGTCGAGTGACAGATTTCCCCTATCGCATGCAAATTGCAGTGAGATGTATGGACGTCCTTTCGTTTTCCCAGAGGTCGGTTAGAACATAGGCTCGAGTTTTATTGAATCTTGTGTGACAATCACATAGTCCATATCGTAAAGTTTTGGCCCACCAAAGTTTGCACAGGCAAACGAAATGATTGGCTTATAGAAGCCAATCATTCAATAAGTGAAGGACATCAATTTtggattaaaaaaatatcaacaaaaaaaaatcaccttTGTAGAAAGGAAAGAACACCCTCCTTCGCATCATCTATGGAGTCAAATAGGAAAGATTTAAGAAAAGATAGAAATGGTCCGAGTGAAGAAGACAAACTAACGAGCAGCAATGCTCGTCTATTCCAAAGACCTGCCACGAGAATAATACAGCGagaaataatgaaaagaaaagaaaagaaagaagcttATTTATGAGGTGCCAAAGGTTATGGACATCCGATTCACACTGTTGCAGATGATGGTTACCATCCTCTTCCGAAGCCAACTTGTGCTCGACTCCTTTGATTCCTTTCTATAAAGGTTATGGACATCCGATTCACTCACGTCGTTGTTGCTCGCCCTTTCCCAATtactttttatataaaattattatattttatataacaatatagtaatttttataaaaaaaaaatattctaaattattcaaaatatattattacacTATCATTCAAAGAATGTgttgaatattaatttttttataaatttatccaaaattcatcataaaactaatcATAAAATTCTACATCTCTTATTTTCTATTTCCTATATTGACTTAGTTatactcaaaattaaaataaattaaattcaaTTACCTAACTTATTTtaatgttaatatattttttacttttagaTATATTTAGGTTAATTAATTATCAGAACTTTGAGAATTCCACTATAATTTGATTCTAAccaaaaaaatactatttttttattttataataagtttatataaaattaatatatcttaCTAAATTCGAGTGTAACTTAGATTTGGCTCTACCCAACCGACTCGATCCGAAAGGATGCGCCCCAAATCAATTTAATTCAGATCCAATCAACCAGCTAATTAGTTAGGTTTGAAATAGTCTCATTCAAAGGtattatgaaaaattttaaataaaaatctcctgagcttatatatatatatatataaagaatcctATTAAACATGaggtattacaaaaaaaaatcgcTCTCCAACAACCTCCTGTCATGTCAACTCTAGTAAAATCCCTTTTAGCTTGAGAAAAGAAGTTCTTCGTCAATACTATAATTGAGACTGCAACCGATTCTTTGTTTTTTACTCATTTTCTTTTGGTTCGTTTTCATGTCAGTGTCAAAGCTATATGATAGTTAAACAAGTGTTTGGTACTCTGTCTCCGTTCCACCATGCGCTGACGTTATCAGATTCCCTTTCGCTGATCTATATATCTTATTGTCATAAGACGTGAGACTGAAAGTGATATGTTGGAGGAAAGTATtaattatatttctatttattaTTGGTTGACCGATGGAGATGATTACTTTCCTTGAGATGTCATGTTGAGGTAATTAAATCATGCCAACGCAGATTCgaataataaaattcttttaGCTTGTCATTAAGCAAAAGACACCCACTCGAAGATAACGTGATTTGGAGCTACAAATGATAACATCGAGAGCAAAAGATTCAATAAAGAGATGTTGCCATAATCCCGGGTGCATAAAAAGAATCGGAGACCAACCAAAGGGTCGTCAACTCCAAAGACTTGCGATGAACATGATCTACAAAACCTTTTCTATAAGGTGCAAGTGGAGGTTTGGGTGCAAGCTTCCGGATTATTGTTTCCTGTAGAGCAAGAATCGTTGACCCTCGCATGGCCATCCACGTTTATGGCATGTAGGTGCTGTCTAGCTTTAACGTATGTGAATTATTCATTAGTAGGTTGGCCTCACTAACGTACGATTAATTTGTTGTCGAATCTTTTGTGAGTGAGATGGAGAGTGCTTAATTTGTTGTGAAAGAAAAAACAATAATGAGAAAACTAGCAGAGAAGAAAACGCAAGATGAAAGCTCATCTGGAGAGTTCTTCATGGCAGTGCCACTTTAAGAGGGGATATGAGTTGGAAGGGGTCCAAAGGGGATCTGTACTAAACTTGGAACTGTTTAGCTGGTTTGAGCAAAGAATCCGACGCCATTTTCCGACACTAAGCGACGCCAATCGACTGAAAAGGAGGGAGGCGTCCGACGATGGATGAGAGCCAAAAGGATCAGCTAATCTTGTTGTTAAGGCAGTCCTTTCAGGTTGCTTTAATTTTGGTGTAGGCATCTGGCGGCGAAGGCGTACGCACCATATAGCAACTGCATGCTATGGGGGATCCCGCCGCTCTTGCCAATACGGATTCCATTCACGATGGCACAGAGGATACTGATCCACTGCATGTGCTCAACAGGAGACATTTTCTCACGGTGAAGTCTCATTTCCGTCAGAGGAAGCACGAGGCACTCTTGGCTCTAGCCGTGGAAGATCCTGGTCGCCCGGTGAACCTCATGAACGACACTTTGCTCCACGTCGTCATAGCTTGCAACAAGACCGACCTCGCCAAAAGTATTATCTTGCAGATGCCAGCGGAGACCCTCGCGGCCAAGAATTTGTACGGCGACACGGCTCTTCATGTCGCTGCCGCCGTGGGTAACAGCGAGGTGGCCAGGGAGCTGTTCAGCAAGAGAGAAGATCTTATCGGAGAACAGAACTTGAAGCAGGAGACACCACTGCACAAAGCGGCGTTCTACGGGCATCATGACATGTTCTGGTGCCTGGTGGACGAGGGGAATGGCTCCCCGTACGAGCGGAGGGAGGACGGCGCCACCATGCTGCACTGTGCCATCATGGGCAACGAGCCGGGTAAGCGATCATCACCAGTTTCGTTGTCCAGCTGCCTTTATCTTGTTTTTATCCTATTTATTTGAATTGTTATATGTGGATCATACTGCTTCCGCATCATTGGCGTGATCAAGGTGAGTGAGTCGATGCAGGGCTGGCACTGGAGATTGCAGAGCATTTTCCATTGCTGATCACGTCGCGGAATACTATGGCGGTGACCCCGTTGCAGCTGATGGTGACCGTTCCGGGGTTATTCCGAAGCCAAATGGAACTTGGCGGCTTCGAGTCCATCCTCCATGACTGTAAGTGCTGCCCGCCTCTTCCTTCATCGCCCCCGGCGCCCCGCCCTCCCCCCTGCTTCTCTATTTCTTTCACTACATTTCCTACCAACGACTACCATAATTTAGCGATCGTTCGACGTCCAAATTTATTGAGAATTTACCTAGGGGTGTTTTTTTCTCATTATCGGAACACATATACCCTTGATTTTTTGGATTTATTGTATGGTTTTGTGTTAAACCGAATCAAATCTAACCGGTCGAGTCTGATTTGATCTCTGTTCTTTATTCTTTCACATGTCTTTCTCCTCCTTCCCTCAATTCGCCCTTTTGTTGTCAACCTTTCACCCttaattctttcttcttcaaggaggagaggaggagtaggcgaaggaggagaagaggaagcgaCGGAAGGTTGACCGCTTCATCGAACCGGTTCGCTCATTCAAACTGTTTTAGTAAATCATTTCAAAAAGTTTGAAACGAAATTAATTGGAATAGGAGGATAAAGTTAGAATTTACCAAAAAAAATTCCTAAATAATTTCTGAATAGAGGGGAGTGATAGAAAACAATTACTAATAATCTTTTAGGTgaattactttatatatatatatatatatatatatatatatatatataacggaaTAATTGACTTATTAACTTCAGGATCATTGATCTGAATAATtaagtttaaattaataataatacactcatcaaatcTCTATAAATTAATCATAGTATTTGTCTACTTTTAATTTTCAATGTGAAGTAAAATTATAATTGTTCTCAGAAAAATATAGTTATTATGAAACTTAAACATCAAGTATTTTGATACCAACGTACATGCTCCTAAAAGTTTGATTTTACATTTCAGTAATTCCTTTGGAGAAGGACTCACACAGGACACGTCAAAGAGATGAAGAGGAGGCACCTGGAAGCTCCAACGATGCCGGTGTATGTGATTCAAATCGTCAACATCTTTTCCATCACAATATCAATAGTCCACTATTGTCTCTCTGATTTGTTTCTCACTTTGGCGTTTACATATATATAATCTCAAGCAAGCTGAAGCCGCAGAGCAAGATGACCACGAATATTTCGGGAGGCATAGAACAATTCGTTCAAGATTTCCATCTTGCTGCTGTACTCTCGTTGACATATTAGTCTTCCCAGGCACTCCTACTAGCTTCTCTGTCTACAATTTTTGTAGTCATCCAACTTCTGTTTCATTACGCTGATGTATTCCTTTTTGTGCTTGCAGTCAAATGGGTTCGTCTGTTTCTTTTCTTCATTATAAGGACTTGTGAGTAACTGTTCCCAAACAGTACATTGATGATATTAAGAGCCATGTCCTACTGTTTCATTACGAGTTCTAGCAAATTAGGAAAGTACTATAGAAAAGGCTTCTTGTAATTTAGTTCTCCAAAACAAAGTAGTTTACATGATGGATAATTATAGCTTATTTGCGGAAACACATAAATGGGATGATCATGTCGCTGACTTCTTCTGATGTTAATTTGGAGATGCAATGCGTTATGCAGTGTACCCTCGAACCCGACATCTGGAGAAGATTAAGAGAACCCATAGAAAAGCCTTGGAACTCATCGAATTTTTAGCCCGCGACCCGAGAAACATGGAGTTCTACGTCCTGGGAAGAATGCAAGGTGACGGCGGAGCTCCTGCGGCAGGCTTTCGAGAAAGAGGTGGACGACAAGATCAACTTAATGCACCAGCTGCGTCTACCAGAAGATGGAACGAGCCACCCTTGATCTTGGGTGCACAAATGGGCATTCCCGAGTTCGTCAGTACCATCTTACGAGTGTGTCCGGAGGCAGCTACGTACCTGGACACCCGTGGCCGAAGCGTTCTCCAAGTAGCAATAGAGCATGGTAACCGAGAGATTGTGAGAACTATACGTGAGATGACTCGGGGGAAGAATCCCATACTACCATCCTGGCTACTGTCCCGCGTCGACAAAAGGACCGGAAGAACCATCCTGCACTTTGCTTCGGCAAATGCACCTGAGCATAACCAAGATGCTCTAcagatgcaagatgaattaagatGGTTTGAGGTCAAGTCCCTAACTACATCAGctagaaataaaatctttatattCTCGGAGTTGCCTACTGAATTTGATCGTTTTCTGACATTTGAATGCAGACGGTGAGAGATATGGTTCCTAAGGAATTAGTGTACAGTCGAAACGCGCAAGAGATGACCGCAGAAGAGATGTTTACTGAGAGTCACCAAGCTTTGCTCAAGAGTTGCAAGGTTCAACTAATGGAAACGGGCAGGTTGTGTTCGGGGCTGATCGCAGCTGTAGTGTTCGCGTCGAGCTTCTCCATCGCCGGCGATAAGGACCCAGCGACCGGCAACCCGGTTTACTTCGGTAGGGCAGCTTTTAAGGTCTTCTCACATGCGTACGTGATTGGGTTGTCATGCGCCGCCACATCTCTGGTGTTGTTCTTATCCCTCGCCATGTCACCTAACAAGGAGCAGCAGTTCCGTCGTATAATCCCAACCAAATACTTCTTTGCCCGCTCGTCGTTTGGGTTTGCGATGCTGTCTTTTCTGGTGGCGTTCACCTGCAACATCTACCTACAGTTATATGGCTGGCAGAAGACGAAGTCGAAGGACTTGATTCCATTCGTATTGGAGCTCACCGTCTTCCCTGTCAACTGTTTCCTGGTGTTGTTCTTTCGTGGCTTCACCTTCGATATACCTTTCCTTTTTCGTTCTTGGCGTTGAGTCAACAAGTTCATGATGATCGTCCACATCTTTGGAATCTGCAGCTTCATGATTGTACGTGGGTTATACCTATTACGGTATGCCACCTGTACTAGCGGTATGTGGTCGTAGTTGTCATTGGACAGTTAATATCTTGTGTGTACAAGCAGCAACAAAGGCATGTTATATCTGGACGCTATTTGATTGTAACTTTAATGTGGTCTTTTCTTCTATCTTAAATTAGATGTTGATATAGGCGCAACGGTAGACAACAGAGCTGATCATGCCCATCAATACTGAATAATGGCCTATTGTTTTTGGACTAATGTCTTTATGACATAGCTGTTGATGGGATCTTATCCTCTCACCGTTGACTGTATTGTCATGTAAGATATGCATGGACGTCCTTTCGTTTTCCCAGAGATCGGCTAGAAGATGATAGGCTGAGTCTTATTGAATCTTCTGTGACAATCACGTAGTCCTTATCGTACAGTTTTGGCCCACCAAAGTTTGCACAGGCAAACGAAATGAAGGACGTCAATTTTGGATTGAAAAAAGATCATTTAGCTTTTCGAAACAGAAAAAGAATAACCTTTATAAAATGGATAGAAAACTCTCCGTGGAGGCCTTTACACCCGCTCCTTAGCAGCATGCATCCATTGACTGGAATCAATAAGAAACATTTAAGAAAAGATAGAAACAGATGTATCGTGGTCCAAAGAGTGAAGAAGACAAACTAACCACAAGCAATGCTCGTCTATTTCAATGACCTGTCACAAGTCTAATACAGCCACAAAACATTAGAAAAAAGGAAGAAGCTTGTTTATGAGGTGCCAAAGGTTATGGACATCTATCTGATTCACGCACGGAATGGTCACCATCGCCGAGTACCTCTTTCGAAGCCAATTGTTTGGTCGGCACCTTTGATTCCTTTCTCTGTATCTGTCCAAGTGCTGCTCGCCCTTTCTCAAGTACTTTCTAATCCTCTATCCATCTctccatttttatttttctacttttacTGTTATAATAagctttttaaattatttttattacattaaattacatataggacatccttatatAAACATATCATTATATTATCGATAAAAATTCTAATCACTAAAAGGTTAACGGAGATAAGTGGCATTCCTTCAAATACATGGGATAGGTAGGAGACAAGTTATTCCGataatgatttcttgaaattatagTACATAGAGGACATAATCACATCGATTTATAATCTGTATTTAACTGACTCTTTCAAACTTAGGTGACCATAAATATAAAGAGATAGTTGCTATACATATTGTCTTTCAGAGGAGCATCAATGCCTCTACAAGGTTAATATAGCTTTCCTTGTCCATTTTTTGACCCAATGCTCTCATACATCCAATCACACAGTCCTCATTTAAGCATAAATACACTTCTATATGCATGACTATCCTCAAGATTTTCATGAAGAAATGTGAAAATTATAAATACTTTGCTTTGATtccttttaaatttatattttattattggtTTCTTTTATCattcttttatattaatttttttgtcaTATATTAAATTTTGAATCATATTTAGAAAGTGAACCAAAATCACTATGGCCCTGTGATTAAAAGTGATCAATTTGAACCACCAAATAAATAATTTTGCTTTGATAGCTGATGATAGATgtgttgggaaaaaaaaaaaaaagaagagatttcatAGAAGAAGGGAATAGTTCATTGATTGCTGGTTACATAAGATTAGGGCTAAGTTCTCCATTTTCTAAGAGAGTATTGTgcataattattttgaataaaaatcgTAGATTAGGATAGTTGCATCCATTACCTATGCTGTAATTATACATTAGCCCTTAAAACACCttcttaatttataattttgagatgttttttGAACTTCTTAAAATTTTCTAGTGTAATTGTTTTGGTGAGGAAATCTGCACTACTGatcacttgagattctttttgaacTACCCATACTGATCACTTGTGTTGGTGAACTTCAAAACTATCTCATCTTTGTTCATCAAGTTTCTAATGAAGTGATGATGAATTTCAATGTGTTTGACCTTGCATGAAAGAGAGAATTTTTTTTGTAGTTTTCCATCTCCAAGTTTTATTTGAGAAGAGAAGTTGTGATCAAAGTTTACAAATATCTTTTCATTCCCAGTCTTGCTGCAATCACTGTTCAAATACCACACATTTTATGCTTCTTGTTGAACATTCATATAAGAGAAGAGTGTTCGATTTCATTCTTGATGAAGTTTGTCTCTTCCTTTTCGTTCTTCTCTTGAAACTACCAATCTCTTTGGGTTTGAGAATGATTGGGAATTCTCCACCTCTTATATATAAATCTGTAATCTGATTGTTTTGTTCAACAGGTTGTTTTGAACTTCTTAAATTTCTCTAATGTGATTGTTTTGTTCAAAAGGTTGATTGGAAGATGATCTGTTCATTCTTTCCTCATGCACTTGAAGGAAACTCATCAATTCAAGAATAAGCAGATAGTATGACGACATGATCGTACTTGGTGGGAAGACTTGTAAGAACTTTGCaaacaacctttttttttttccttaatagTATCCCCAAAACTTCTAATCTGATTGACAATTTCAATAACTTTTGTAAGAAACTCTTACATACCTTGCCCTTCTTTCGTTGTCATGTTCTCAAACTCTCTCCAAAGTGATTATAGCTTTTCGTAGAACACTTTGTCATTCCCTTGAAACCCTTCTTTCAAGATTTTCCATGCTTGTTTTGCCTTTTTTACACTACTCATCCTTTGTTGAATATATGGAAGAGCACTTGTATCCCTCTTCATGGATAGATTTTCCATTCTTCTTCATTCTCTTGATTTTGAGGTGATTCTTTATATGAATCTTCAATCATATCCCAAAGGTCTTGCGTTTGACTACTCCAATAGACATAGTGCTCTCCCTCAAAGATGGGAACATCAGTAGGAGTGTAGGCAAATATGGTGGGGATGAATGTCATTCAACAAGAAAGAAAGGAAGGCTCTCATACCAAATTTgttgggaaagaaagaaagaaagaaagtaagaaagaaagaaagatatcATAGAAGAAGGGAATGGCTCATTGCATTAGAAGAAAGATTACATCATACATAAAATTAGGCCAAAGTTCTCCCTTTTCCAAGAGAGTATTCTGAGTAATTATTTTGATTTAAAACATTAGATTATGATAGTTGCACCCATTACCCATATTAAAACTATAAGTTAGCCCTTAACAAGATGTGAGTATTATAAGGTATGAAGATGAAATCAAAAGAAATCTATATCCATGCTCATCATAGAATTCATTACTTTTCTTTTACATCTTACGGATTCGTGAGTGGGAATTGATTAATATGCACTTGCCAACCAAATGCAGTTGCTTTTATTTGTGTTTCTCCTCACACACATACACGGTTTCATTCGTTTGTCAAAGCACAGAGCCCTTTCACCATCGGAGCAAAAGAGTCACCGAAGTAAGGGCTTTTAAAGACGCCATTGAAGCAGGGATCCCCCATCGATTTCACCGCTCGGCAGCACTGCGGACTCAGGTTCATTTGGCCTGTGGACTGCGACCGGAAGATGGAACGAATGCATCCGTCGACGGGGCGGAGGGAGATCAAGCATGTCTCGATCATCGGGGCGTGCATCACCGGGCGCGGCGCCAACCGCGGAAGCCGATAACACGGCCACTGTGCTTCTCCCACGCATAGTTTCCGATCTACGATGCGAGAGATCACGGCTTCGGCCCCCCAAGCAGCCACGTTGACGAGGAGCACAAGCAGCAGCCCTTGCAGCTTCCTCATGATGACACTTGTAGTTGACGGAGAAGACACGAGCTTTAGGATCCAAGGTTGGtggaatatatgcatatataatggCATAGGATGTTGTTACTCGTCTTGCTTCCGTAAGCCACATAAATCCTCATCGAGCGTTAGCTCTAAACAAGAACAAGTTTCGATTTCGCCTTAAAGATGGAGTCTTAAGTATAAACAAATAGACTGGGAGTTACATACACTTCATCACAAGTTCTGTTTGCTAAAGGCAAAAGAAGAAGGAAGTATAGGCTCAAGTGCAAGAAATGCTTTCTTTTATGGCACATCACGTTGATTCCGATGGATGATGCTGTTCGCTATAATAACGAGAAGGCGTGGGAGAAAGGACTAAAGCAGCTTGAGCATTGGAAGAGTATTTTTACGCCTAGACAAGCATGAATCAGAAGAGTACATTACTGTAGCCGTCATGTAATTTTACCCACTTTTCCTCTTTCAatgtgaaagaaaaagaaaagaccacAGATCACTTGTGATGAATCAGAATACAATGTCTCTTCTTGCTAATATATGTaatcagcatatatatatatatatatatatgtttattaaataaaaaatcgtAAGTGCTGGATTaaaatttcttgtaaaaataataataataagtgcaACTGTCTCGGTGACAGAGATCACGGCAGGCTTCGTAGATTCAATTGGGACACCTGTTTTTTTTTCCATGTAAGCTCGAGTAAGACTTGAGTGCAAGAGAAAGTGAAGTGTGTGGAGTTTTCCCCTTttgtttaaatttatttaaagCCTGTGTTGCTTACTTTAGCAAAAGCCGTCATTGTTGCCTACTTTTGCTTTTGCATAGAGATCGAAAGAGCCAGACGAGACGCGAGGGGGAGATTCGCCTTTTTGCACTTTAACTCCCTTGGAATTGTTACCAATCATTCTGATCTAAGTAATCAATGCCCAGCTCGAGTTAGAGAATCTCAAGCTATCCCCCGATGAGAAGCAAAGCTACTCAATCAACTGGAAACGAGGAAGGTGGCGTCTGTCGGTCGATGGGCGATGGGGTCCAACTCCACCTCATCTCCTCCTCCACGtagccattatatatatatagtggtcgGTGAGAACGAAGCAAAAGGACGGATATGGCGGCTCCCTTCGGCGTGTTTCCGCTGCCGACGCCTGCTGCTGATGAAGGCGCCGGAACAGAAAGACAAATAGAGGAACAGCCGTCTGTCCCTGGGACGACGCAGCCTGCAGATGGCGCCGGTGGTGGTGGATCAGAGGAGCCACCGCATGTCCTGGACGTGGCACGCTTCCGCCGGCTGAACTGGCTCATCCACCGTGAGAACGTGGACGTGAACGAACTTCTGCGTCTAGTGGAGCAGGATAACCACGTGAACCTCATGAACGATCCCTTGCTCAGCGTCGTCATCGCCTGCAAGAAGCCCAAACTCGCCGTCCTCCTCATCGCCAAAATATCAGATTCCACGCTCAAGGCCGACAACTACAACGGCGACACGGCGCTTCACGTAGCTGCAGCCATGGACGACAAAGAAGTGGCCTTGGAGCTGATCCGCAGGGTGCCAAATCTCGTTCATGTGCGGAACGTGAAGCAGGAGATACCGCTACATAAGGCGGCAATGTACGGGCTGCAGGACATGTTCTGGCTGCTGGTGGAAAAGAGCAGCTCACCGGAAGCCCGGAGGGAGGACGGCGCCACCATGCTGCACTGTGCCATCATGGGCAATGCTCCGGGTAACTATCACTACATCCTCTTTCCCTTGTACACGGTTCAACTTCAATTAACATATTGGTACGCCTGCAGTACTTGCCTTGCAGATTGCACAGTATTATCCATCTCAGATCGAATCCCGGAATGAGCACGCCCTCACTCCGCTGCAGCTGTTGGTGACTATTCCAGAGGCGTTCCGAAGCCAAGTAGTTCTTGGGGTCCTCGACTCCTTCATTTACGACTGTGAGTGCTACCCGCCTCGACTCCTTTTTCTGTACTTACATCAACAATTCTCATCTACGATGAGGCtaaaaaatcaattaaaatttacATAAGAATATTCGCAGAGCTCTTTGGTTTTACATTTCAGGGATCCCTTTGGAAGAGGACTCGAGTAAAATGAAGGAAACCGATGAAGAGGTGGCACCCAACATATCTGTATGGACTTATGCATGAATGACATAGCATCAAATCATGAGTACATCTTTTACGTTTAGCTCTCTGATTCGGTTCTCTCTGTGGCATGCACATGTAATCTCAAGCGCATTGGAGTAGCACAAGACGATGACGGTGACCACTCGCCTAAGACTTTTCGCTCAAAATTCCCATCAAACTACAGCACGCTCTTTGACCTGCTGGAGTTGACCAGCATCCCAGGTACTCGTTCTAGCTTCTCTACTTGCCAATAATATCCATCGTAAAGTGAAAGGCCCTTAATCTATCATGTTATGGTTATTAAAGGTAGGATAACATTGATTTATGCATGCATTTTGTCCTGCAGCTGGCTGGATTCAGCGATTTGCTTATAACATTATATGGCAATGTGAGTTAACAGTTCTTACACCTATACTTTTCTTAGCAAATGATGTATGTcttacaaaaatttaaaatactttATGGTAGGTTTTTACGGTACATGATTAATGCTAACTGAAATGCATGGGTGCAGTCTCCCCGAGAGTCCAACgtttggagaggaagaagaagaaccatACAGAAACTATGCACCTCATCGAATACTTAGCCCAAGCAGGATACTTTGATTTCTTTGTGCGTGGAAAAGACCCCACCCAAGGTAGTATACTTGGTCCACTAGACTCTCCACCGGAGACTGGAAAAGAAGGTGATGCCCAAAAACCGGACACGGAACCCACAACTGCAGTGAAAGAGCTCATTAAGAGGATGACAGATAAGCTCTACAAGTTAGTGTCGGAGGAACCGGAAACACCTGTCTCGACTGCAATCAAAGAGGCAGCTCAGAGTGTGGAGAAAGTGTTAAAGGCACTGTCACCTAGCTCGGAAGACAGATGGAACGAACCACCCTTGATCTTAGGCGCACAAATGGGCCTTCATGATTTCGTCGGCAAGATCCTGCAAGTGTGCCC
This Musa acuminata AAA Group cultivar baxijiao chromosome BXJ1-2, Cavendish_Baxijiao_AAA, whole genome shotgun sequence DNA region includes the following protein-coding sequences:
- the LOC108952129 gene encoding uncharacterized protein LOC108952129, producing the protein MGDPAALANTDSIHDGTEDTDPLHVLNRRHFLTVKSHFRQRKHEALLALAVEDPGRPVNLMNDTLLHVVIACNKTDLAKSIILQMPAETLAAKNLYGDTALHVAAAVGNSEVARELFSKREDLIGEQNLKQETPLHKAAFYGHHDMFWCLVDEGNGSPYERREDGATMLHCAIMGNEPGLALEIAEHFPLLITSRNTMAVTPLQLMVTVPGLFRSQMELGGFESILHDLIPLEKDSHRTRQRDEEEAPGSSNDAGQAEAAEQDDHEYFGRHRTIRSRFPSCCCTLVDILVFPVKWVRLFLFFIIRTLYPRTRHLEKIKRTHRKALELIEFLARDPRNMEFYVLGRMQGDGGAPAAGFRERGGRQDQLNAPAASTRRWNEPPLILGAQMGIPEFVSTILRVCPEAATYLDTRGRSVLQVAIEHGNREIVRTIREMTRGKNPILPSWLLSRVDKRTGRTILHFASANAPEHNQDALQMQDELRWFETVRDMVPKELVYSRNAQEMTAEEMFTESHQALLKSCKVQLMETGRLCSGLIAAVVFASSFSIAGDKDPATGNPVYFGRAAFKVFSHAYVIGLSCAATSLVLFLSLAMSPNKEQQFRRIIPTKYFFARSSFGFAMLSFLVAFTCNIYLQLYGWQKTKSKDLIPFVLELTVFPVNCFLVLFFRGFTFDIPFLFRSWR
- the LOC135612084 gene encoding uncharacterized protein LOC135612084 — protein: MAAPFGVFPLPTPAADEGAGTERQIEEQPSVPGTTQPADGAGGGGSEEPPHVLDVARFRRLNWLIHRENVDVNELLRLVEQDNHVNLMNDPLLSVVIACKKPKLAVLLIAKISDSTLKADNYNGDTALHVAAAMDDKEVALELIRRVPNLVHVRNVKQEIPLHKAAMYGLQDMFWLLVEKSSSPEARREDGATMLHCAIMGNAPVLALQIAQYYPSQIESRNEHALTPLQLLVTIPEAFRSQVVLGVLDSFIYDWIPLEEDSSKMKETDEEVAPNISRIGVAQDDDGDHSPKTFRSKFPSNYSTLFDLLELTSIPAGWIQRFAYNIIWQFSPRVQRLERKKKNHTETMHLIEYLAQAGYFDFFVRGKDPTQGSILGPLDSPPETGKEGDAQKPDTEPTTAVKELIKRMTDKLYKLVSEEPETPVSTAIKEAAQSVEKVLKALSPSSEDRWNEPPLILGAQMGLHDFVGKILQVCPQSATYLDTKGRNVLRVAIESGNRETVETIRRMTQGDNPILPSWLLSSIDSKTRNTILHFASEKVGDTGDDAVEMQDEIRWFEMVKEMVPRELVYSRNTDEKTAREIFTESHKEMFKNCKSQLMEMGKTCSGLVAAVVFASSFSIPGEKDSGTGNPVYFNRLPFKVFTHAYVIGLSCAATSLVLFLSLIISPYKEQQFRRAIPTKYFFACFSFGLALMALLVAFTCNIFLQIYGGQTTQAKDILQLVLELAVFPTVCFIVLLYRGANFGPSFFGRVRS